Proteins encoded by one window of Fibrobacter succinogenes:
- a CDS encoding succinate dehydrogenase cytochrome b subunit, which translates to MKWIITYLTSSIGKKQIMGCTGAFLALFILGHMCGNFQLLNFDQASAQASYNAYTEFLTGFNPLHFPVKMIYLVELVLVGAFALHIFLAVTLKIENKKARGGIEYEVNARKGKKTFATFTMIWSGLFILGFLVQHLMMLKFGEHYLYVNDKGEIIRDMWLTTIQMFANPGWAAFYVVSMFVIGLHLFHAISSAFQTMGIAHQKWTPIIDIAGIVYSVVVALGFGITAVASYYLANQPETQALIEKSRSLQQQFEQQKAKADNAAFVIPSVGEVQVSFNIEK; encoded by the coding sequence ATGAAATGGATCATCACGTATCTTACTTCTTCCATTGGTAAGAAGCAGATCATGGGATGCACGGGTGCCTTCTTGGCATTGTTCATCCTGGGCCACATGTGTGGTAACTTCCAACTCTTGAATTTCGATCAGGCTTCGGCTCAGGCATCCTACAATGCCTACACCGAATTCTTGACCGGATTCAACCCGCTCCACTTCCCGGTGAAGATGATTTACCTCGTCGAACTGGTGCTCGTGGGTGCTTTTGCGCTCCATATTTTCCTCGCTGTTACTTTGAAGATTGAAAACAAGAAGGCTCGTGGCGGAATCGAATACGAAGTCAACGCTCGCAAGGGCAAGAAGACTTTCGCAACGTTCACCATGATCTGGTCTGGCCTCTTCATTCTCGGCTTCCTCGTCCAGCACCTCATGATGCTCAAGTTCGGTGAACACTACCTCTATGTGAACGACAAGGGCGAAATCATCCGCGACATGTGGCTCACCACCATCCAGATGTTTGCAAATCCGGGCTGGGCTGCTTTCTATGTTGTTAGCATGTTCGTAATTGGCCTTCATTTGTTCCACGCTATTTCGTCTGCATTCCAGACCATGGGTATCGCTCACCAGAAGTGGACTCCGATTATCGATATCGCCGGTATTGTTTATAGCGTCGTTGTGGCTCTCGGCTTCGGCATCACCGCTGTCGCTTCCTACTACCTCGCTAACCAGCCTGAAACCCAGGCTCTCATCGAAAAGTCTCGTAGCCTCCAGCAGCAGTTCGAACAGCAGAAGGCCAAGGCCGACAATGCTGCTTTCGTCATTCCGTCTGTTGGCGAAGTACAAGTTTCTTTCAATATTGAAAAGTAA
- the ndk gene encoding nucleoside-diphosphate kinase, translating into MEMTFAMIKPNAVKSGLIGRIIDRYIAAGLSVCAVKMHQMTSEDARGFYAEHVEKPFFPELEAYMTKGPSVMLALGGENAIAKVRAINGATNPAKAEPGTLRYDFAPSMTENVVHSSDSPASAERELDFWFKKEERYAYEMPSLKACCVL; encoded by the coding sequence ATGGAAATGACATTTGCAATGATCAAGCCGAATGCTGTTAAGTCTGGCTTGATTGGCCGTATTATTGATCGTTACATCGCAGCAGGTCTCTCTGTCTGTGCAGTCAAGATGCACCAGATGACTTCTGAAGATGCTCGCGGTTTCTACGCCGAACACGTGGAAAAGCCGTTCTTCCCGGAACTCGAAGCTTACATGACCAAGGGCCCGTCTGTCATGCTTGCTCTCGGTGGCGAAAACGCAATTGCAAAGGTCCGTGCCATTAACGGTGCTACCAATCCTGCTAAGGCAGAACCGGGTACGCTCCGCTATGATTTTGCTCCTTCCATGACCGAAAACGTCGTTCACAGCTCCGATAGCCCGGCATCTGCAGAACGCGAACTCGACTTCTGGTTCAAGAAGGAAGAACGCTACGCTTACGAAATGCCTTCTCTCAAGGCTTGCTGCGTTCTCTAA
- a CDS encoding peptidyl-prolyl cis-trans isomerase → MKKALLAVISFCALVFTGCNSIGDKDTLVARVNGEPIFKEDYAFLMRVGNIVPNTEQMRKASSSLFSRKALYTVALQKYPELKEQLAVHNAAIENYQLTFVYQRLYAMDRLMYSDDELAFYYDKHRDQFADSLSYMNLRDKVADAKYIESNYDSLKSYAYHHRNLADSSSEVQITYDIKERFVSDHRQRIVRETGPALLKKYNIQKCEIKMPSAEEYYEKHKEAYMTPAGFVVFHVESADSAKLAKRFKHRKMDLGSFATLASRYSENPETKKGKGTVGKVLIGHSLPYGIGFVNSMFADLDTLPDGGISAVHRSESTGRYHVFYRVSATPAEVKPLDRVRKTIERDLATTVNYELDSSYVLVTKNGEPAVREKDVLAVYDDNTSMIRSRKSHDRIVNALALQLAFASEAREIGLDHSWEYRAMKRQSDVDYIIKIYRNKVLTRIVVPEDSLKALYARMGNPAHPTLTYEQSRSELNDWFEIPENIMKRTYYYAEEDYLPDTYEQAKARVFEHAYVVFRNARWDKEVVTSWGTAKVDLFADNLTLLPQEWSVDLAVRSADSFYTQAKSLEKAYLAWSGIRDRYADIDSVAKRATFELAHVYSDREEFDKAQREYRVFYRTWPDSPDAEKAMFSRGFILNENLHKNDEALKVFEEFKKTYPKSDLMESVDWLVQNIKSNGKLAEDLMKKIAAEE, encoded by the coding sequence ATGAAAAAGGCTTTGCTTGCTGTTATTTCCTTCTGTGCCCTCGTTTTTACGGGCTGTAATTCCATTGGAGACAAGGATACTCTTGTTGCACGGGTGAATGGAGAACCCATTTTTAAAGAAGATTACGCGTTCCTCATGCGTGTGGGGAATATCGTTCCCAATACAGAGCAGATGAGAAAAGCTTCGAGTTCCCTTTTTAGCCGTAAGGCGCTCTATACGGTCGCTCTGCAGAAGTATCCGGAATTGAAGGAACAGCTTGCCGTTCATAACGCGGCTATAGAAAATTACCAGCTTACGTTTGTGTACCAGCGACTTTATGCGATGGATCGACTGATGTACAGCGACGACGAATTGGCTTTCTATTACGACAAACACCGTGACCAGTTCGCGGATTCTCTCTCGTACATGAATTTGCGTGACAAGGTTGCCGATGCCAAGTATATCGAATCCAACTACGATTCTCTGAAGTCTTATGCTTACCACCATAGGAATTTGGCCGATTCTTCGTCCGAAGTTCAGATTACATATGATATCAAGGAACGTTTTGTTTCGGACCATCGCCAAAGGATTGTTCGCGAAACGGGACCGGCGTTGTTGAAAAAGTACAACATCCAGAAATGCGAAATTAAGATGCCTTCGGCAGAAGAATACTATGAAAAGCACAAAGAAGCGTATATGACGCCGGCTGGCTTTGTTGTTTTTCACGTAGAATCTGCGGACTCCGCTAAACTTGCTAAGCGCTTTAAGCACAGAAAAATGGATCTCGGTTCTTTCGCGACGTTAGCCTCCAGGTATAGCGAAAATCCGGAAACGAAGAAGGGAAAGGGCACGGTGGGTAAGGTCCTTATCGGCCATTCGCTCCCGTATGGCATTGGCTTTGTAAATAGCATGTTCGCCGATCTCGATACTTTGCCTGATGGTGGGATTTCTGCGGTTCACCGCTCGGAATCGACTGGACGTTACCATGTGTTCTATCGTGTTTCTGCGACTCCGGCCGAAGTTAAACCGCTTGACCGTGTCCGTAAGACCATCGAACGTGACCTTGCTACGACTGTAAACTACGAACTGGATTCGTCCTATGTTCTTGTGACTAAAAACGGTGAACCGGCGGTTCGTGAAAAGGATGTGCTTGCGGTGTATGATGATAACACTTCGATGATTCGTTCCCGCAAGTCTCATGACCGAATTGTTAACGCTCTTGCTCTCCAGCTTGCGTTTGCTTCTGAAGCTCGTGAAATTGGTCTTGACCACTCTTGGGAATATCGAGCCATGAAGCGTCAAAGCGATGTGGATTACATTATCAAGATTTACAGAAATAAGGTTCTCACTCGTATCGTCGTTCCGGAAGATTCTCTCAAGGCCCTCTATGCGCGCATGGGCAACCCGGCTCACCCGACGTTGACATATGAACAGTCTCGTTCCGAATTGAACGACTGGTTTGAAATTCCTGAAAACATCATGAAGAGAACGTACTACTATGCCGAAGAAGATTACTTGCCGGATACATATGAACAGGCTAAGGCTCGCGTTTTTGAACATGCATATGTGGTGTTCCGTAATGCCCGTTGGGATAAGGAAGTCGTGACCTCCTGGGGTACTGCAAAAGTGGATTTGTTTGCAGATAACTTAACGTTGTTGCCGCAGGAATGGTCTGTTGATCTTGCTGTAAGGTCTGCTGATTCTTTCTACACCCAAGCGAAGAGCCTTGAAAAGGCTTACCTCGCATGGTCTGGAATTCGCGACCGTTATGCCGATATTGACTCTGTTGCAAAGAGGGCTACGTTTGAACTTGCTCATGTTTATAGCGATAGGGAAGAATTCGACAAGGCTCAACGCGAGTATCGAGTTTTCTATAGAACATGGCCTGATTCTCCGGATGCAGAAAAGGCGATGTTCAGCCGTGGCTTTATCTTGAATGAAAATCTCCACAAGAATGATGAAGCCCTTAAGGTCTTTGAAGAATTCAAGAAGACATATCCGAAGAGCGACCTCATGGAATCGGTTGATTGGCTTGTCCAAAATATCAAGAGTAATGGCAAACTCGCCGAAGACCTGATGAAAAAAATCGCAGCCGAAGAGTAA
- a CDS encoding BamA/TamA family outer membrane protein: MILLICALLFFSSLAFADDDDKNPWSVNISGNKIFSKFQLNEQLDIPDEFGQLDTIKQDFLMRLSSENVRALYYSRGYYSLDLKLVIQREPLSNGNIQRNYYISVSEGVCYRFNDAKIISSGDEPIPIDLGSLKITKHQYYNQEDLSEDLQEIQKAYRKQGNLHVYISSEEHVDTTAKCVNVIINVNPGPKVLMGNIITTTQRVMNKNEKGAEPEQGLSDTAWLSSLWRIKKGDVIDGNQYFNFKSKLYSTQLFTQVKLNDELREDGLSDVHLDVIERVPGETRYGFFFEEVYGFGALAYADHKNFFGKFNEFSTNIQIAQHKQEITLGYANPLFFGTSFTFIPTAIRFVDRLSFNHEKINPPAYPDSVEERYEIINRGDLTFGITDNIKFRSSIDTRYVNKNNDMLFKFKGEIGLTFDYTNDYFNPTKGFRVMPTVGIGTNFNVKSDNSGSGNNEDGHFYTYSEATVNIYVPLFWTLYGALSGSVGSFFNKAIEDDARMFYQGGSRSVRGYRFRSVFASYTTKDTVTVKDKNGEESSEIKDNIHTALTPMYFRINEELRWTLPWKSLRSWQIVQFFDMTKVMDIRDNIYENGQEASLGLGIRYQWQFLTFRLDYAIAKGLMTNENCSDNESTSCRNNKKKKGFDWNRIAFDLSQAF, encoded by the coding sequence ATGATTTTACTGATTTGTGCATTGTTGTTTTTTTCGTCGCTTGCTTTTGCGGATGATGATGACAAAAATCCTTGGTCTGTCAACATCAGCGGTAACAAGATATTCTCGAAATTCCAGCTAAACGAGCAGCTCGACATTCCCGATGAATTCGGTCAGCTGGATACCATCAAGCAAGACTTTTTGATGCGTCTTTCCTCGGAAAACGTACGAGCACTTTATTATTCACGAGGCTATTACAGCCTCGACTTAAAACTGGTCATCCAACGAGAACCTTTATCGAACGGGAACATACAGCGCAACTACTACATTTCTGTTAGCGAAGGCGTTTGCTACCGATTCAACGACGCTAAAATCATTTCTTCAGGCGATGAACCCATCCCTATTGATTTAGGTTCTCTCAAAATAACAAAGCACCAATATTACAATCAAGAAGACCTTTCAGAAGACCTTCAGGAAATCCAAAAAGCATACCGCAAACAAGGTAATTTACACGTCTATATATCCTCTGAAGAACACGTCGATACAACAGCCAAATGTGTCAACGTGATTATCAATGTCAACCCAGGCCCAAAAGTTTTGATGGGAAACATCATCACAACAACGCAACGCGTGATGAACAAGAACGAGAAAGGAGCCGAACCGGAACAAGGACTTTCGGATACAGCATGGCTTTCTTCGCTTTGGCGAATCAAAAAAGGTGATGTTATTGACGGTAACCAGTATTTCAACTTTAAAAGTAAGCTTTACTCCACCCAGCTATTTACACAAGTCAAGCTAAACGATGAACTTCGCGAAGACGGACTTTCGGATGTCCACTTGGATGTTATCGAGCGTGTACCAGGCGAAACACGATACGGATTTTTCTTCGAAGAAGTTTACGGCTTTGGTGCATTAGCCTACGCGGACCACAAAAACTTTTTTGGAAAATTCAATGAATTTTCAACGAACATACAAATTGCACAACACAAGCAAGAAATTACACTCGGCTATGCCAACCCGCTCTTCTTTGGAACTTCGTTCACATTCATCCCTACAGCAATCCGTTTTGTTGACCGTCTCTCGTTCAACCACGAGAAAATCAACCCTCCCGCTTACCCGGACAGCGTAGAAGAGCGTTATGAAATCATCAACCGCGGCGACCTAACATTCGGCATTACAGACAACATTAAATTTCGTAGTTCTATCGATACTCGTTACGTAAATAAAAACAACGACATGCTTTTCAAGTTCAAAGGCGAAATCGGATTGACATTCGACTACACCAACGACTATTTCAATCCGACAAAAGGGTTTCGCGTTATGCCTACAGTCGGTATTGGTACAAACTTCAACGTTAAATCCGACAACAGCGGAAGCGGCAACAATGAAGACGGACACTTTTATACCTACAGCGAAGCAACTGTAAACATATACGTCCCTTTATTCTGGACTCTTTACGGAGCACTCAGCGGAAGCGTTGGTAGCTTTTTCAACAAAGCCATCGAAGATGACGCTCGCATGTTCTATCAAGGTGGATCCCGTTCTGTACGCGGTTACCGATTCCGCAGTGTCTTTGCCAGCTACACCACAAAAGATACAGTCACAGTCAAGGACAAAAACGGCGAAGAATCTTCAGAAATCAAAGACAATATCCATACCGCTCTAACACCGATGTATTTCCGCATCAACGAAGAACTCCGCTGGACTCTCCCATGGAAATCCCTGAGAAGTTGGCAAATAGTGCAATTTTTTGATATGACGAAAGTTATGGATATCAGAGACAATATTTATGAAAACGGACAAGAAGCAAGTTTAGGTTTGGGTATACGCTATCAATGGCAGTTCCTCACATTCCGCCTCGATTACGCTATAGCAAAGGGCCTTATGACCAACGAGAACTGCAGCGATAACGAAAGCACAAGCTGCAGAAACAACAAGAAGAAGAAAGGATTCGATTGGAACAGAATCGCTTTCGACCTTTCGCAAGCATTTTAG
- a CDS encoding ABC transporter ATP-binding protein has product MIELFSVTYRYPKSTADALSNVSLCIPQGSFFALIGPNGAGKTTLLRLLCGRLGAFKGSIKIEESLRNSAGFLNAERYGVLLENPGVYPKLSIKEYLQYFSGFYGFGKVAWCENGEIFKRCESFAERLNLPPLDKRLETLSLGNRQKVQIVRALLHNPKLLILDEPVANLDPISRETVWRLLDEWRHETQGTAIVCSHVLAEMDEWATDYAIIDCGQVLKAGKNPSDGCSQKNTSVHFEVNFATPVAREQIEKALSNAGIASSQISAKGESLGEIYKQVVVKI; this is encoded by the coding sequence GTGATTGAGCTTTTTTCGGTAACATATCGTTATCCGAAATCTACAGCGGATGCTTTATCAAATGTCTCGCTTTGTATTCCGCAGGGAAGTTTTTTTGCGCTAATCGGCCCGAATGGTGCTGGGAAAACCACTTTATTGCGCCTTCTTTGCGGTCGCTTGGGTGCATTTAAAGGCTCTATCAAAATTGAGGAATCCTTGCGCAATTCTGCGGGCTTTTTGAATGCCGAAAGATACGGTGTCTTGCTAGAAAATCCAGGTGTTTATCCAAAGCTTTCGATAAAAGAATACCTCCAGTACTTTAGCGGTTTTTACGGCTTTGGAAAAGTAGCTTGGTGCGAAAACGGCGAAATCTTTAAACGTTGTGAGTCGTTTGCGGAACGCCTGAATTTGCCCCCGCTTGATAAACGTTTGGAAACGCTTTCACTAGGGAACCGTCAAAAAGTGCAGATTGTCCGTGCGCTTTTGCATAATCCCAAGCTCTTGATTCTCGATGAGCCTGTGGCAAATCTCGATCCGATTTCGAGAGAAACAGTTTGGCGCTTGCTCGATGAATGGCGCCATGAAACTCAAGGAACGGCTATTGTTTGTTCGCATGTGCTTGCCGAAATGGACGAATGGGCGACGGATTACGCTATAATTGATTGTGGACAAGTGCTAAAAGCGGGGAAGAACCCGAGCGATGGCTGTTCCCAGAAAAATACATCCGTGCATTTCGAAGTGAATTTTGCAACGCCTGTAGCGCGCGAACAAATTGAAAAAGCCTTGTCGAATGCCGGAATTGCATCGTCGCAAATCTCTGCTAAAGGTGAATCTCTCGGCGAAATTTATAAGCAGGTCGTTGTTAAAATCTAA